GGACGTGGGCGCCGGCGACGACCCTGCGCTGGCCGTCCTTGAACGCACCGCGGACGGCGGCGCGGAGCTTCGTCTGCAGCCCGTCGCGTACGCGGGACGTCAGATCCTGGGTGGGGACGCCGGTCGGCTGGACGAGATAGTCGTGGGTTGGTCCTGCGAAGTACAGGATCTCGCACCTGCGGTTGATCAGCACGCACGCCGGGGCAAAGCGCTCGAGCAGCATCTGCCGGGCGAGTGCGCCGAACTGGCCGGTGCCTGGAGTGTCCAGCCCCCTGTCGACCCGCCGGCTCAGGGCGACCTCCGGGACGGGGGGGAACTGCACCCTGTCGTACCGCGTCGGGCCGATGCGTCGATAGATCCGCCCTTTCGGCGAGGCCACTTCGAACAGGTCCTCCTCCTGGCCGATCCCTTCGGCGGTGCCGAGAAGGAGGTATCCGCCCTCGACGAGCGCGAAATGCAGCAGCGACAGGATCTTCTTCTGGGCCGACGGCTCGAGGTACATCAGGACGTTGCGACAGCTGATCAGGTCGAGCTTGGAGTACGGGGGGTCCAGCAGCACGTTCTGGCGCGCAAAGATCACCGACTCGCGCAGCTCCTTGCTGACGCGAGCGCTGTGGTCCTCCTCGAGGAAGAAGCGCCGCCGGCGCTCCGGCGACACGTCGCGGACGACGCTCTCCGGGTAGAGGCCGACGCGGGCGAAGTCGAGCGCGCCCGGATCGACGTCCGACGCGAAGACCTGCAGGGGGACACCCTTCCGGCCGGCCTGCAGCTCCTCGATGAGCAGCATCGCGATCGAGTAGGCCTCCTCGCCGGTGGCGCAGCCTGGCACCCACACGCGCAGTGGGGTCCGGGCTTCCTTGCGCTCGACCAGCGGTCGAACCACCCGCTCTTGAAGGTCGCGCCACACCTCGGGGTCGCGAAAGAAGTTCGTCACGCTGATCAGGAGATCTTCGAACAGTAGCTTCGCCTCCCCGGGCTGGGCCTTCAGAAGTTCCACGTAGTCGGCGACGTCCTCGACGTGCTTGAGGCCCATGCGGCGACCGATGCGCCGCCCGAGCATGCCGCGCTTGTAGCTGCGGAAGTCGAAGTGCGTCCGCTCGCGCAGGAGCGCGAGCACGTCGCGCAGGTGATCGTGCGTGATCTCCGCCGGAGGGGAAGAAGGGCCGGCGCCGCGCGCGTAAGGATGCCGCAGATACTCGAACAGGATGCGGGGCATCTGCTCCGGAGAAGCGACATGGTCGACTGCGCCGCCGGCGATCGCGCTGCGCGGCATGCCGTCGTGCTGGGCGGTAGCCGGGTCCTGCGCCATCGCCAGTCCGCCCGCGGCCTTGATCGCTCGCAGACCGATCGTGCCGTCGGAGCCGGTACCGGAGACGACGATCCCGATCGCGTGCTCCTGCACATCCGCGGCCAGGGCGCGCAGAAAGAAATCGATCGGCATGCGTATGCTGCCGGTCCCGACCGGCGCGGTCAGCCGCAGGGTCCGCTCGCTGATGCTCAGGTACCTGGCTGGCGGGATGCAATAGACGTGATCGGCCTCGACCGGTGTGTCGGCCTGAACCTGTACCACGGGCATGCCCGTGCACCTCCCGACCAGCTCCGCCATGAAGCTTCCGTGGGTCGGGTCCAGGTGCTGGACGAGCACGAACGCCATGCCGCTGGTGGAGGGCAGCGCGCTGAAGAACTTCGTGAGCGCGTCGAGGCCGCCTGCCGACGAGCCCAGGCCTACGATTGCACGGAGCACCGGGAGGGCTGGTTCCGGGGCGCCCCCGGAGGGTTCCTGGCCGGCCTCCGGGCCGGCCGGGCGTGCTCGTCGAGCCGACGCTCCGGGCTTCGCGACGGTCTTCTGCTTCGAGCCGCGCCGCGGACGTGCTGCCGCACGCACCCGCGTGCTCGCGAGAAGTGCGAACCGTCTCATCGCATCGCGTGCCGCCCGCGTTGCGATGGCTGGCAGCGCGGAGCGGGTCTAGTCCTCTCCGCCACTACCACGGTTCGGGCGGGATGGCATAGAGCCATTCGTGCTCCCGCTCAGGGCCCGTCCACGGTCGGGAGGAGGCGTCCGGGAGGGGCGCGTCGGGCCGGTAGGTGAAGGGCGGCGCCCGCCCG
This portion of the Deltaproteobacteria bacterium genome encodes:
- a CDS encoding PAS domain S-box protein; amino-acid sequence: MRRFALLASTRVRAAARPRRGSKQKTVAKPGASARRARPAGPEAGQEPSGGAPEPALPVLRAIVGLGSSAGGLDALTKFFSALPSTSGMAFVLVQHLDPTHGSFMAELVGRCTGMPVVQVQADTPVEADHVYCIPPARYLSISERTLRLTAPVGTGSIRMPIDFFLRALAADVQEHAIGIVVSGTGSDGTIGLRAIKAAGGLAMAQDPATAQHDGMPRSAIAGGAVDHVASPEQMPRILFEYLRHPYARGAGPSSPPAEITHDHLRDVLALLRERTHFDFRSYKRGMLGRRIGRRMGLKHVEDVADYVELLKAQPGEAKLLFEDLLISVTNFFRDPEVWRDLQERVVRPLVERKEARTPLRVWVPGCATGEEAYSIAMLLIEELQAGRKGVPLQVFASDVDPGALDFARVGLYPESVVRDVSPERRRRFFLEEDHSARVSKELRESVIFARQNVLLDPPYSKLDLISCRNVLMYLEPSAQKKILSLLHFALVEGGYLLLGTAEGIGQEEDLFEVASPKGRIYRRIGPTRYDRVQFPPVPEVALSRRVDRGLDTPGTGQFGALARQMLLERFAPACVLINRRCEILYFAGPTHDYLVQPTGVPTQDLTSRVRDGLQTKLRAAVRGAFKDGQRRVVAGAHVRREDGWHRVQLTVEPVGMPRETDGVLLVSFVDEPQVASPPAVPGAPAEREEPGDRQLEDELRATREDLQGTIGELESSNQELKVANEEILSVNEELRSSNEELETSKEELNSLNEELNTVNTQLEDKVTQLQQANNDLDNLLTSTNIATIFLDTTFHVRRFTPVATRLFNLIATDVGRPIGDLAQRCIDPDLLHDAELVLARQASVSKEVQSRDGRWYIRQVLPYRTHDDRIDGVVITFSDVAAEALQEARLYAEAIVDTIREPLLVLDSELRVQSANRSFYETFGLTPDATVDRFVYELGDRGQDTPALPEPLGEILRNGGTLTSVEVEHEVGKSGRRTLLLNTRTLARGGGRPDLILLAIEDITERKRAEEILRESEAMTRAGVRTAMDGIITIDERGTLLSFNPAAEQMFGYAGGEVIGQPVTMLASEPDGRDSVASYLQTADPKTLGVGHEVRGRRKDGTIFPMEFHVSAFDDGLRRRFVGTLRDITERKRTEEAGRQHQAELAHVLRVATIEHMASGLAHELNQP